One part of the Sander vitreus isolate 19-12246 chromosome 10, sanVit1, whole genome shotgun sequence genome encodes these proteins:
- the glrbb gene encoding glycine receptor, beta b encodes MCIKKLAIFLLVLSLCLEGGSAKEKGTKKGKKKGKQVYCPSQLSSEDLARVPENSTSNILNRLLITYDPRIRPNFKGIPVEDRVNIFINSFGSIQETTMDYRVNIFLRQRWNDPRLKLPQDFKSDSLTVDPKMFKCLWKPDLFFANEKSANFHDVTQENILLFIFRNGDVLISMRLSVTLSCPLDLTLFPMDTQRCKMQLESFGYTTDDLRFMWQTGDPVQMDAIALPQFDIRQEDIDYGNCTKFYSGTGYYTCVEVIFTLRRQVGFYMMGVYAPTLLIVVLSWLSFWINPDASAARVPLGILSVLSLSSECTSLASELPKVSYVKAIDIWLIACLLFGFASLVEYAVVQVMLNSPKRIEAEKAKMASKEKAAGKSPTAKNNAVNGTGGTPLHVSTLHVAETRCKKVCTSKSDLRTNDFSIVGSLPRDFELSNFDCYGKPIDIASAHGKSHAKNNKKPPPPKPVIPSAAKRVDLYARALFPFSFLFFNVVYWSVYL; translated from the exons ATGTGCATTAAGAAGCTTGCCATCTTTCTCCTGgtcctctctctttgtctagAGGGAGGATCTGCCAAAGAAAAAGGAACaaagaagggaaagaaaaaaggaaagcagGTTTACTGTCCATC ACAGCTGTCATCTGAGGATTTGGCCCGAGTACCTGAAAATTCAACCAGTAACATCTTGAACAGGTTACTGATCACCTATGATCCCAGAATAAGGCCCAACTTCAAAG GAATTCCTGTAGAAGACAGAGTGAACATTTTCATCAACAGTTTTGGCTCCATCCAAGAAACGACCATG GATTACAGAGTCAACATCTTCCTGCGGCAGCGCTGGAACGACCCCAGGCTGAAGCTACCGCAGGACTTCAAGTCGGATTCTCTCACTGTTGATCCAAAGATGTTCAAATGTCTCTGGAAACCTGACCTGTTCTTCGCTAACGAGAAGAGCGCCAACTTTCATGACGTTACTCAGGAGAACATTCTTCTCTTCATTTTCCGTAACGGGGACGTCCTCATCAGTATGAG GTTGTCCGTCACCCTTTCCTGTCCGCTAGATCTGACATTGTTCCCCATGGACACACAGAGGTGTAAGATGCAACTCGAAAGCT TTGGCTACACCACAGACGACCTGCGGTTTATGTGGCAAACAGGAGACCCAGTGCAAATGGACGCCATCGCTCTGCCACAGTTTGATATCAGACAAGAAGATATTGATTATGGGAATTGCACCAAATTCTATTCTGGAACAG GGTACTACACTTGTGTAGAGGTTATCTTCACCCTAAGGAGACAGGTTGGCTTCTACATGATGGGTGTTTACGCCCCCACGCTGCTCATCGTAGTCCTCTCATGGCTGTCCTTCTGGATCAACCCTGATGCGAGTGCCGCCAGAGTGCCTTTGG GCATCCTCTCGGTGCTCTCTCTGTCCTCGGAGTGCACCTCCTTGGCATCGGAGCTGCCCAAAGTGTCCTACGTCAAGGCCATCGACATCTGGCTCATCGCTTGCCTGCTGTTTGGTTTCGCCTCACTGGTGGAGTACGCTGTGGTTCAAGTGATGCTCAATAGCCCGAAGCGCATCGAGGCCGAGAAGGCCAAGATGGCATCCAAGGAGAAGGCTGCAGGGAAGAGCCCCACTGCCAAGAACAACGCGGTCAACGGGACCGGAGGGACGCCGCTGCATGTCAGCACCTTGCAC GTGGCGGAGACTCGCTGTAAGAAGGTGTGCACCTCTAAATCAGACCTGCGGACCAACGACTTCAGCATCGTGGGCTCGCTCCCGCGGGACTTTGAGCTGTCAAACTTTGACTGCTACGGGAAGCCCATCGATATCGCCAGTGCTCACGGCAAATCCCACGCCAAGAACAACAAGAAACCTCCTCCTCCGAAACCAGTCATCCCCTCTGCTGCCAAAAGGGTTGACCTGTACGCCCGAGCCCTCTTccctttctcctttctcttcttcAACGTCGTTTATTGGTCCGTATacttgtga